Proteins encoded by one window of Candidatus Melainabacteria bacterium:
- a CDS encoding VWA domain-containing protein, which yields MQFINASALWLLLLLLPLAVAAVWLGARRQASFNARFGETRLVSRFSQLHSSRQSLLKGACVALAVSAAIVALARPTLNDSDVTVPAGTVDVVSVIDVSRSMAIESYAGKTGSTAGTRLDMARTIVKEKLMPALGANKLSLVSYSGTAVTQGFLTSDMNALTWVLNNAVTIGGAPGDGTNMTTGLVNAIEELAVDSPADHARVIVLFTDGDFYDSAADIERVTAALKQHHIQLVIVGLGSAEAQPIPVDQLAPQDRSQFYGQKYFKNAAGEVERIPFNFQNVINLKNQAGARFIRIENASDFDIASLFTGSAVTHKKGTHELFFVPLLLALLCFGLHLLSEHERPSNWRESIVSRWNESRNTMRRRSRRGDKKHSGRVRSMRVLSVLRFIPRRRSKGGER from the coding sequence ATGCAGTTCATCAACGCTTCGGCGCTCTGGCTCCTCCTCCTTCTGCTACCGCTTGCGGTGGCGGCGGTGTGGTTGGGAGCGCGGCGTCAGGCAAGCTTCAACGCCCGCTTCGGCGAGACCAGGCTGGTCTCGCGCTTCTCGCAGCTGCACAGCTCCAGGCAGAGTCTTCTCAAGGGCGCTTGCGTGGCACTGGCTGTCTCAGCGGCTATCGTCGCCCTGGCGCGACCGACCTTGAACGACTCGGATGTGACAGTGCCCGCCGGCACCGTCGATGTCGTCAGCGTCATCGACGTCAGTCGCAGCATGGCGATTGAGAGCTATGCGGGCAAGACCGGCAGTACTGCCGGCACGCGCCTGGACATGGCTCGCACTATCGTGAAAGAAAAGCTCATGCCAGCGCTGGGCGCCAACAAGCTGAGCCTGGTCTCCTACTCAGGCACCGCAGTTACGCAGGGCTTCCTCACAAGCGACATGAATGCGCTCACCTGGGTGCTGAACAACGCCGTCACCATAGGCGGTGCGCCAGGCGACGGCACCAACATGACGACCGGTCTCGTCAACGCCATCGAAGAGCTGGCTGTCGACTCGCCTGCCGACCACGCCCGCGTAATAGTGCTTTTCACCGACGGCGACTTTTATGACAGCGCCGCCGACATCGAACGGGTCACAGCAGCGCTCAAGCAGCATCACATTCAGCTCGTCATCGTCGGGCTGGGCAGTGCTGAGGCGCAGCCCATTCCCGTCGATCAACTGGCGCCGCAAGACAGATCACAGTTCTACGGTCAGAAGTACTTCAAGAACGCAGCTGGTGAAGTGGAGCGCATCCCCTTCAACTTCCAGAACGTGATCAACCTCAAGAACCAGGCCGGCGCTCGCTTCATTCGCATCGAAAACGCCTCTGACTTCGACATCGCAAGCCTCTTCACGGGCAGCGCTGTCACTCACAAGAAGGGCACACACGAGCTCTTCTTCGTGCCACTGCTTCTGGCGCTGCTTTGCTTCGGACTGCATCTGCTGTCGGAGCACGAGCGACCGTCCAACTGGCGCGAAAGCATCGTAAGCCGATGGAACGAGTCGCGCAATACGATGCGTCGGCGGAGTCGTCGAGGTGACAAGAAGCACTCGGGACGAGTGCGCTCCATGAGAGTGCTTTCGGTACTCCGCTTCATTCCGCGCAGGCGCTCCAAAGGAGGTGAGCGATGA
- a CDS encoding M13 family peptidase — MAGDKQVILTKRVIVNTTHGINPEFMDLQADPGKDFFRYANGAYVDQAVLPAGYSRWGTFLELRELSLDRLHTMMVEASQGTQQPGSIEQKMGDFFAAGMDVDAIEAQGASPLAGEFAAIARVRTRRGLARCVARLHGLGVGPLFGFGAMQSFSDSSQMVASIGQGGTSMGGRDYYVDTDDASIEKRRLYVQHISKMLQLLGQSTRTADRDARSIMAVETALAFAQMEEEEMRDPKNIDHVMSVAELRALTPSFDFRAYFRAIGAPDFKTLNVLQPDFFKALEKVLSKTSLRTMRAYLRWKLINSTAGYLSADFVNERFAFFGVVMSGLTEQQPRYKRVVNLVDSCLGEAIGQLYVERFFPPEAKTRVLEMIEDGKLEMRAALEKADWLSDETRSNLLAKIDKTVWKIGYPDKWLDFSPLTISRDSYVLNVLASNAFAQRLDLNKIGQPRDKSEWYMTPQTVNAYADPQSNEVAFPAAILQGRFFDFEADDAANYGAILVVILHEFGHLFDDSGANYDADGNVKMQWTEDDFARFMQRVQQIRTQFGRLTVGKNKVPVKGNLVSGEAAADLNGVNLAYRALMRRLEKTGRRVINGFTDEQRFFISFGQIWASICTPEYLESQVKGDPHPPEIFRVNATLANVNEFPAAFGLPDDCPIMLPVKERCHIW; from the coding sequence ATGGCAGGCGATAAGCAAGTCATCCTGACGAAAAGAGTAATTGTGAACACCACACACGGTATCAACCCCGAGTTCATGGATCTGCAAGCAGATCCCGGCAAGGACTTCTTCCGCTACGCCAACGGCGCCTACGTCGACCAGGCTGTGCTGCCGGCCGGCTACTCGCGCTGGGGCACATTCCTCGAGCTGCGTGAGCTGTCGCTCGACCGTCTGCACACGATGATGGTCGAGGCCAGCCAGGGCACGCAGCAGCCCGGCTCGATCGAGCAGAAGATGGGCGACTTCTTCGCGGCCGGCATGGATGTCGACGCGATCGAGGCGCAGGGCGCTTCGCCTCTCGCTGGCGAGTTCGCCGCCATCGCCCGCGTGCGCACCCGGCGCGGACTGGCCAGGTGCGTGGCTCGCCTGCACGGGCTCGGCGTCGGACCCCTCTTCGGCTTCGGTGCCATGCAGTCATTCAGCGACAGCTCGCAGATGGTCGCCTCGATCGGTCAGGGCGGCACCAGCATGGGCGGTCGCGACTACTACGTCGACACCGACGATGCCAGCATCGAGAAGCGCCGGCTCTACGTGCAGCACATCAGCAAGATGCTGCAGCTCCTCGGTCAGAGCACCCGCACCGCAGATCGCGATGCGCGCAGCATCATGGCCGTCGAGACCGCGCTCGCCTTCGCACAGATGGAAGAGGAGGAGATGCGTGACCCCAAGAACATCGACCACGTCATGTCGGTCGCTGAGTTGCGGGCACTGACGCCTTCCTTCGATTTCCGCGCCTACTTCCGCGCCATCGGTGCGCCCGACTTCAAGACGCTCAACGTCCTGCAGCCGGACTTCTTCAAGGCACTCGAGAAGGTGCTGAGCAAGACATCGCTGCGCACCATGCGCGCCTACCTGCGCTGGAAGCTGATCAACAGCACCGCCGGCTACCTGTCGGCTGACTTCGTCAACGAGCGCTTCGCCTTCTTCGGCGTCGTCATGAGCGGACTGACGGAGCAGCAGCCGCGTTACAAGCGGGTCGTCAACCTCGTCGACAGCTGCCTGGGCGAGGCCATCGGTCAGCTCTACGTGGAGCGCTTCTTCCCGCCCGAGGCCAAGACGCGCGTGCTCGAGATGATCGAGGACGGCAAGCTGGAGATGCGCGCCGCCCTCGAGAAGGCTGACTGGCTGTCGGACGAGACGCGCAGCAACCTGCTCGCCAAGATCGACAAGACGGTCTGGAAGATCGGCTACCCCGACAAGTGGCTCGACTTCTCGCCGCTCACGATCAGTCGCGACTCGTACGTGCTGAACGTGCTGGCTTCCAACGCCTTCGCGCAGCGTCTCGACCTGAACAAGATCGGGCAGCCGCGCGACAAGTCGGAGTGGTACATGACACCGCAGACGGTGAACGCCTACGCCGACCCGCAATCGAACGAGGTGGCATTCCCGGCGGCTATCCTGCAGGGGCGCTTCTTCGATTTCGAGGCCGACGATGCCGCCAACTACGGTGCCATCCTGGTCGTCATCCTGCACGAGTTCGGTCATCTCTTCGACGACTCAGGCGCCAACTACGACGCTGACGGCAACGTCAAGATGCAGTGGACGGAGGATGACTTCGCCCGCTTCATGCAGCGCGTGCAGCAGATCCGCACCCAGTTCGGTAGACTGACGGTCGGCAAAAACAAGGTGCCGGTCAAGGGCAACCTCGTCTCGGGCGAGGCTGCTGCCGACCTCAACGGCGTCAACCTGGCCTACCGCGCCCTGATGCGTCGGCTGGAGAAGACCGGTCGCCGAGTCATCAACGGCTTCACGGACGAGCAGCGCTTCTTCATCTCGTTCGGACAGATCTGGGCGAGCATCTGCACGCCTGAGTACCTGGAGTCACAGGTGAAGGGCGACCCGCACCCGCCCGAGATCTTCCGCGTCAACGCAACGCTGGCAAACGTGAACGAGTTCCCGGCTGCCTTCGGTCTGCCGGACGACTGCCCGATCATGCTGCCCGTGAAGGAGCGCTGCCACATCTGGTAG
- a CDS encoding tetratricopeptide repeat protein, translated as MTAASEKELNATLAFAYDFMDRREFPQAIKALLKCLSWSKTLYGEGSALVLGIERRLGDCYYRMQSYPEAVEHLKPVYERRLRYKSTMPEKVVTVATNYGVSLASLGRHNEAIPVLTIALELCSAHYGADSNPAWYMRNRLSISLRAAEQWQQLIALHQTLNHKIDLNEGNNRQFMLTILRNIAAGYYRTGAAEEALKLLFQALQMTKEHSSLASSEALDDLEFAARVLLKLWRHDEATMLLEKAVELSGSMYGDQSGRCKTLLLQLDAVNKTIARRRAHQARVAEQATGKALTDTAVAVY; from the coding sequence TTGACAGCTGCATCTGAAAAAGAACTGAACGCGACCCTGGCTTTCGCGTACGATTTCATGGATCGAAGAGAATTCCCACAAGCCATAAAGGCTCTGCTCAAATGCCTCTCCTGGAGCAAAACACTCTACGGCGAAGGCTCAGCTCTCGTCTTGGGCATCGAAAGAAGGCTCGGCGACTGCTATTACCGCATGCAAAGTTATCCAGAGGCTGTTGAGCACCTGAAACCCGTCTATGAACGCCGCCTTCGTTACAAGTCCACAATGCCGGAGAAAGTCGTCACCGTGGCCACTAACTACGGCGTCAGCCTGGCTAGCCTCGGTCGTCACAACGAAGCCATCCCTGTTCTAACCATCGCTTTGGAATTGTGCTCTGCACATTACGGAGCCGACTCCAATCCCGCCTGGTACATGCGAAACAGGTTGTCCATAAGCTTGCGAGCGGCTGAACAGTGGCAGCAACTGATCGCCTTGCATCAGACACTGAACCACAAGATCGACTTGAACGAAGGTAACAACCGGCAATTCATGCTCACCATCCTGCGCAACATCGCCGCCGGATACTACAGAACAGGTGCGGCGGAAGAAGCCCTGAAACTGCTTTTCCAGGCGCTGCAAATGACGAAAGAGCACAGCAGCCTCGCCAGTTCCGAGGCACTCGACGATTTGGAATTCGCAGCGCGCGTGCTGCTGAAATTGTGGAGGCATGACGAAGCGACGATGTTGCTCGAGAAGGCTGTTGAATTGAGTGGCTCCATGTATGGCGACCAGTCCGGTCGTTGCAAGACGCTCTTACTGCAATTGGATGCTGTCAACAAAACCATTGCTCGCCGACGCGCTCATCAGGCTCGTGTTGCTGAACAAGCAACCGGGAAAGCGCTTACAGACACGGCAGTAGCGGTCTACTAA